A section of the Diabrotica virgifera virgifera chromosome 8, PGI_DIABVI_V3a genome encodes:
- the LOC126889957 gene encoding uncharacterized protein LOC126889957 yields the protein MYADSKIAKNVKCGRTKSEAIVCEVLAKEALKDVVQNLKEDLFFSISTDASNKGNRKMFPICVRYFSFDKGIQNKLIDFVESNDETADQITKVLCETLDKHNLKLSQVTSYGADNANVNFGSNHSVFTNLHYKNEKILKANCSVHILHNMSKFACDRLDIDVEAIILKIYGHFSHSAKRRAELMEIFETTEMEWVELLRHVNTRFLSLCPAVERIIKVWPALKSYFDKKESCAKAIEKIFGSEAEETKTLAYLNFVYNVMSAFGTLIKESQGNDIAITEMHESLCLFRSRLIQRQKDGFFGYQTKLILNKLVESEEIKVIEDFKLFYTNCQKYIEKRYNFSDENIFARLKFLNLETEISFDMIENAIALLKLTDNISVDHLYEEFNLLKSSLDVLVGNSKDTTATTAQKWQQLFQQFPKKDTRNMFKLVSFILSTPTSNCFPERVFSQMNLKWSDARNKCSVKLIKAELLVQFNLQLSCEEFFKFTKEKRDILKEVKSSQKYE from the coding sequence ATGTACGCCGATTCTAAGATAGCTAAGAATGTTAAATGTGGTAGGACAAAGAGCGAAGCAATAGTTTGTGAAGTATTGGCAAAAGAAGCTTTGAAGGACGtagttcaaaatttaaaagaagatttatttttttcgatttcTACGGATGCCAGCAATAAAGGAAACCGGAAAATGTTTCCAATATGTGTGCGATATTTCAGTTTTGACAAAGGaatacaaaacaaattaatagatTTTGTGGAGAGTAATGACGAAACTGCCGACCAAATAACAAAGGTACTTTGTGAAACACTGGATAAACATAACTTAAAATTATCGCAAGTAACATCATATGGTGCAGACAATGCAAATGTAAACTTTGGTTCAAATCATTCTGTATTCACTAATCTTCATTACAAAaacgaaaaaatattaaaagctaACTGTTCAGTTCACATCTTGCATAACATGAGCAAATTTGCATGTGATAGATTAGACATCGATGTAGAAGCTATCATCTTAAAAATATATGGCCATTTCTCACATTCAGCTAAACGTCGTGCGGAATTGATGGAGATATTTGAAACTACGGAAATGGAGTGGGTCGAGTTATTACGTCACGTAAATACAAGATTTTTGTCGCTCTGTCCTGCTGTTGAGAGAATAATCAAGGTTTGGCCTGCTTTGAAAAGCTACTTTGATAAAAAAGAATCATGTGCGAAAGCCattgaaaaaatttttggttCTGAAGCAGAGGAAACAAAAACTCTAGCCtacttgaattttgtttataatgtgATGAGTGCTTTTGGTACATTAATAAAAGAGTCTCAGGGAAATGACATTGCCATAACCGAAATGCATGAGTCATTATGCCTCTTCCGTTCAAGACTGATTCAAAGACAGAAGGATGGGTTTTTCGGCTACCAGACGaaacttattttaaataaattagttgaaTCTGAAGAGATCAAAGTCATCGAAGACTTTAAACTATTTTACACAAAttgccaaaaatatatagaaaaacGTTATAATTTTTCAGATGAGAATATTTTTGCTAGACTTAAATTCCTAAATCTGGAAACTGAAATTAGTTTCGACATGATTGAAAATGCTATCGCTTTATTGAAATTGACAGACAATATTTCGGTAGATCACCTATATGAAGAATTTAACTTGTTGAAATCATCTTTGGACGTATTAGTGGGAAATTCCAAAGACACCACTGCCACCACCGCACAGAAATGGCAACAGCTCTTTCAACAGTTTCCAAAAAAAGATACCAGGAATATGTTTAAACTCGTATCTTTTATATTAAGTACTCCAACGTCAAACTGCTTTCCGGAACGAGTTTTTTCGCAGATGAATTTGAAATGGTCAGATGCGAGAAATAAATGTTCCGTAAAGTTAATTAAAGCAGAATTACTCGTCCAGTTTAATCTACAGCTATCCTGTGAAGAGTTCTTTAAATTTACTAAAGAGAAAAGGGATATTTTGAAAGAAGTTAAATCCTCACAAAAATATGAATAA